A portion of the Clostridium gelidum genome contains these proteins:
- a CDS encoding SGNH/GDSL hydrolase family protein, whose protein sequence is MMNDEQLGPKAPKDPQEKRSGFYIMVDKILEATARLEGKPSQEVYLDEGRLAFNAQFVGGVKDENILELLKNCDSVHKVVHSIGVCVIGKDDVGTIDFVFQNYGKVDRYAGGTIIKLPCTKDGSEVILNLEDYEWSTDDDVVGKIAFEFENPGLTAQATVKVYLNDGYEVPEIEIDPPVEFGSTKYNSMISKSLLNIGNNKRLKAAIDKARKGEDVTIAYIGGSITQGAGAKPIHTECYAYRSYVKFKEMFGKNGGDNVHFIKAGVGGTPSELGMIRYDRDVLRDEKVKPDIVVVEFAVNDEGDETKGKCYESLVKNILSAENKPAVVLLFSVFADDFNLQERLSPVGNHYDLPMVSLSDAVVEQFKLTKEEGNIITKRQYFYDIYHPTNDGHTIMVDCLAHLFDQTAKDVCNEKDILLDIEPAIGNCFIEVHLIDKKDNAYGAVIKHGSFKETDEDLQFVEMDCNPLGTPEFPYNWMHTPESGDESFCLTVNSRSLLLIFKDSGRMDFGKADVYVDSTIVLTADPRATGWTHCNAVILYQEENSREHQVEIKMAADSQDKFFTILGFGYN, encoded by the coding sequence ATGATGAATGATGAACAATTAGGACCTAAAGCGCCTAAAGATCCACAAGAAAAACGTAGTGGCTTTTATATTATGGTAGATAAAATTTTAGAAGCCACTGCACGATTGGAAGGAAAACCTTCTCAGGAAGTTTATCTGGATGAAGGTAGATTAGCCTTTAATGCTCAGTTTGTAGGCGGAGTTAAGGATGAAAATATCCTTGAATTATTAAAAAATTGCGACAGTGTTCATAAAGTAGTTCATAGCATCGGAGTGTGTGTAATAGGAAAAGATGATGTAGGAACTATCGACTTTGTATTTCAAAACTATGGAAAAGTAGATAGATATGCAGGTGGAACAATAATTAAGCTGCCATGCACCAAAGATGGATCAGAGGTAATTCTTAACCTTGAAGATTATGAGTGGTCAACAGATGATGATGTTGTTGGAAAAATAGCTTTTGAGTTTGAAAATCCAGGATTAACAGCGCAGGCAACAGTTAAGGTTTATCTTAATGATGGTTATGAGGTGCCTGAAATCGAAATTGATCCACCAGTGGAATTCGGTAGTACTAAGTATAATTCAATGATTTCAAAGTCTCTTTTAAATATTGGTAATAATAAAAGGCTTAAAGCTGCGATAGATAAGGCAAGAAAAGGAGAAGATGTAACCATTGCTTATATAGGAGGTTCTATCACTCAAGGTGCTGGTGCAAAACCAATTCATACAGAGTGTTACGCTTATAGATCATATGTGAAATTTAAAGAGATGTTTGGAAAGAATGGTGGAGATAATGTTCATTTTATAAAAGCAGGAGTAGGTGGAACGCCTTCAGAGCTTGGAATGATAAGATATGACCGGGATGTTCTAAGAGATGAAAAGGTAAAACCTGATATTGTTGTTGTTGAATTTGCAGTAAATGATGAAGGAGATGAGACAAAAGGTAAATGTTATGAAAGTTTGGTTAAAAATATACTTTCTGCTGAAAATAAACCAGCAGTAGTTTTATTGTTTAGTGTATTTGCCGATGATTTTAATCTCCAGGAAAGACTTTCACCAGTGGGAAATCATTATGACTTGCCTATGGTAAGCTTATCTGATGCTGTTGTAGAACAATTTAAACTAACCAAAGAGGAAGGTAACATCATAACAAAGAGACAGTACTTTTACGACATTTATCACCCTACAAATGATGGACATACTATAATGGTAGATTGTCTTGCACATTTATTCGATCAGACTGCAAAGGATGTTTGTAATGAAAAGGATATCTTACTTGATATAGAGCCAGCTATAGGAAATTGTTTTATAGAAGTGCATCTTATTGATAAGAAGGATAATGCATACGGGGCAGTAATAAAACATGGAAGTTTTAAAGAAACAGATGAAGATCTTCAGTTTGTTGAAATGGATTGTAATCCTTTGGGAACACCTGAGTTCCCATATAATTGGATGCACACACCAGAATCTGGAGATGAAAGCTTCTGTTTAACAGTTAATAGCCGAAGTTTGCTGCTCATTTTTAAGGATTCAGGAAGAATGGATTTTGGCAAGGCAGATGTTTATGTGGATAGTACGATTGTGTTAACAGCAGATCCACGAGCAACAGGATGGACACATTGTAATGCTGTTATTTTGTATCAAGAGGAAAATAGCAGGGAACATCAGGTAGAAATAAAGATGGCAGCAGATAGTCAGGATAAGTTTTTTACTATCCTTGGATTTGGATATAATTAG
- a CDS encoding sensor histidine kinase: MKEKIMMINLIGIRKRYMDLKISSKIVVIYLMLMIFSVIASSFIYEKIYDDITSKKVSELSVQTLYTIKSNINSMIQSIGNNSRIIISNKDIQSILKNSNNRNGSNIQITMNSYLSSIIDSMNNVSAIYIYDNFGNKYYIDKQSRNSFKFDRIEDANWYKTIIDKKGYYILRLNAGEKADSNIKENYVSLIRVINDMESQKPIGTLVININESYFVNCYKDIVSKNGTNILLMDENNESIVNPKDVSDFNQISELVTKKLVKSTDEKEHNSIIEKVKGQDYIFSLLKIEDFNWTIVSKIPFKELSKESNTLYFMTFIFTIINGILMLIGAISISRLITNPIKKLLRSMKGIENGEFKKVNIEVGNDEIGKLKDGYNIMVCEIEKLINRIVDEQKVKRKAELSVLQAQVKPHFLYNTLDAMGYLALSGKCNEVYEALEALGGYYRTSLSKGREVITVGEEIDIVKNYFLLQKLRYGDIFTDTYEVDEKVLHLRILKLVLQPIAENALYHGIKPKGEKGNIKFTVGLIGNLMKISIEDDGVGMTEEELDKVMSDKIDHNNLSFGLRGTIERLRIFYGISEVYEIESRKRYGTKVTITIPIEDGGKNE, translated from the coding sequence ATGAAAGAGAAGATAATGATGATAAATTTAATAGGTATACGTAAAAGATACATGGATTTAAAGATAAGTTCAAAAATAGTTGTTATATATCTTATGCTAATGATTTTTTCAGTAATTGCAAGCAGTTTTATTTATGAAAAAATATATGATGACATTACATCAAAAAAGGTTAGTGAATTGTCTGTTCAAACACTTTATACCATAAAGTCAAATATAAATTCTATGATACAGAGCATAGGTAATAATTCAAGAATAATAATATCTAATAAAGATATACAGTCCATATTAAAAAATTCAAACAATAGGAATGGTAGTAATATCCAGATTACTATGAATAGTTATTTAAGTAGTATTATAGATTCCATGAATAATGTATCTGCAATTTATATTTATGATAATTTTGGAAACAAATACTACATAGACAAGCAATCTAGAAATAGCTTTAAGTTTGATAGAATTGAAGATGCAAATTGGTATAAAACCATTATTGATAAAAAAGGATATTATATATTAAGATTAAATGCTGGAGAGAAAGCAGATTCTAATATTAAAGAAAATTATGTGTCATTAATTAGAGTGATAAATGATATGGAATCTCAAAAACCAATAGGAACACTCGTTATAAATATAAATGAAAGCTACTTTGTTAATTGTTATAAGGATATTGTAAGTAAAAATGGTACTAATATTTTACTTATGGATGAAAATAATGAATCTATAGTTAATCCGAAGGATGTATCTGATTTTAATCAAATAAGTGAATTGGTGACAAAAAAGTTAGTAAAATCTACTGATGAAAAGGAGCATAATTCAATAATTGAAAAAGTAAAAGGGCAGGACTATATATTTTCTTTATTGAAAATTGAAGATTTTAACTGGACGATTGTTAGTAAAATACCTTTTAAGGAACTTTCAAAAGAATCAAATACCTTATATTTTATGACCTTTATTTTTACTATAATCAATGGAATATTGATGCTTATTGGAGCTATTTCAATATCTAGATTAATTACTAACCCTATAAAAAAACTTTTGAGATCTATGAAGGGGATAGAAAATGGGGAATTTAAGAAAGTTAATATTGAAGTTGGTAATGATGAAATTGGTAAACTTAAAGATGGGTATAATATTATGGTTTGTGAAATTGAAAAGCTTATCAATAGAATTGTTGATGAACAAAAGGTAAAGAGGAAGGCAGAACTTAGTGTGCTTCAAGCTCAAGTAAAACCTCATTTTCTATATAATACTTTGGATGCTATGGGATATCTCGCTTTATCTGGAAAATGTAATGAAGTATATGAAGCTCTAGAAGCTTTAGGTGGATACTATAGGACTAGCCTTAGCAAAGGAAGAGAGGTAATTACTGTAGGAGAAGAAATTGATATAGTAAAAAATTATTTCTTGTTACAAAAGTTAAGGTATGGGGATATTTTTACGGACACTTATGAAGTTGATGAAAAGGTACTTCATCTTAGGATATTAAAGCTAGTATTGCAGCCTATTGCAGAAAATGCATTGTATCATGGTATAAAACCAAAGGGTGAAAAAGGTAATATAAAGTTTACAGTTGGTTTAATAGGTAACTTAATGAAAATATCTATAGAAGATGATGGAGTTGGAATGACAGAGGAAGAACTTGATAAGGTTATGAGTGATAAAATTGACCATAATAATTTGAGCTTTGGATTAAGGGGAACTATAGAAAGATTAAGAATTTTTTATGGTATATCAGAAGTATATGAAATTGAAAGTCGCAAAAGATACGGAACTAAAGTGACTATTACAATTCCTATAGAAGATGGGGGTAAAAATGAATAA
- a CDS encoding response regulator produces MNNNFIKILIVDDEENTRNLIKKCINWDELGIQIAGESSSGQEALDMLEKVNADIIITDIRMQFMDGLEFSRKASERFPYIKIIVLTAYEEFEYAKQGIKIGINDFLLKPIKRSELRESVESLKNKIETERMSRAEYLKLKERLSENFEYLKEKFLNDLIQRSNSSEHIIDKLLYFSVESLSQYIQIALIGTSHIDNEESKSEEEAVLLDLACAEIVKKYFQDYKDVYVIIDNSRKIVILNSNPKIDIIFSCEHIKDLLINRLNCYVCVGIGNAYKDLKNIKKSYREAFEALNYKEVYGKNQVIYFNDMSIESQGLDVKNEETNELGFYIKAGIDEKVISIIDKIFKDIDTTKNYNIGQVRVLSINIATMVFNSITELGMDYEQMLESKDFPYNSILKIDTISEMREYLIRFVLNAIKSIKGARAKKVNKVYIEIVEYIQKNISDSELSLSSIANKFYLNPSYLCRVFKQEIGQSFIEYLTKIRIEKAIELFKETDLRNYEVCEKIGVPDPNYFGKCFKKYTGISVSDFKKTQII; encoded by the coding sequence ATGAATAATAATTTTATAAAAATATTAATTGTAGACGATGAAGAGAATACTAGAAATTTAATTAAGAAGTGCATCAATTGGGATGAACTTGGAATACAAATTGCTGGAGAATCATCTAGCGGGCAAGAAGCCCTTGATATGCTAGAAAAAGTTAATGCTGATATTATAATTACAGATATACGTATGCAATTTATGGATGGTTTGGAGTTTAGTAGAAAGGCTTCTGAAAGATTTCCATATATAAAAATTATTGTTTTAACAGCTTATGAAGAGTTTGAATATGCAAAGCAAGGAATAAAGATAGGAATAAATGACTTTTTGTTAAAGCCTATTAAAAGATCAGAACTTAGAGAATCTGTTGAAAGCTTGAAAAATAAGATTGAAACTGAAAGAATGAGCCGAGCAGAATATTTGAAACTCAAAGAACGATTATCAGAAAACTTTGAGTATTTAAAAGAAAAATTTTTAAACGATTTGATCCAAAGAAGTAATTCTTCGGAACATATTATAGATAAGCTTTTATATTTTTCAGTGGAAAGTCTTAGTCAATATATTCAAATTGCGCTAATTGGAACTTCTCATATTGATAATGAAGAATCTAAAAGTGAGGAAGAAGCTGTTTTATTGGACTTGGCTTGTGCAGAAATAGTTAAGAAATATTTTCAAGATTATAAGGATGTATATGTAATTATTGACAATAGCCGTAAGATAGTTATTTTAAACAGTAATCCTAAAATAGATATTATATTTAGCTGTGAACATATTAAAGATTTGCTAATAAATAGACTTAATTGTTATGTCTGTGTAGGCATAGGAAATGCTTATAAAGATTTAAAAAACATAAAGAAATCCTATAGGGAGGCTTTTGAAGCATTAAATTATAAAGAAGTTTATGGTAAAAATCAGGTAATTTATTTTAATGATATGAGTATTGAGAGTCAAGGCTTAGATGTAAAGAATGAAGAAACTAATGAATTGGGTTTTTATATAAAAGCCGGAATTGATGAAAAGGTTATATCTATTATTGATAAAATATTTAAAGATATCGATACTACTAAAAATTATAATATTGGACAGGTAAGGGTATTATCAATAAATATAGCAACTATGGTTTTCAATTCAATAACAGAATTAGGAATGGATTATGAGCAGATGCTAGAATCTAAAGATTTTCCTTATAATTCTATACTAAAAATTGATACCATTAGTGAAATGAGGGAATATTTGATCAGGTTTGTTTTAAATGCAATTAAGTCAATTAAAGGAGCTAGAGCCAAAAAGGTTAATAAGGTTTATATTGAAATAGTAGAGTATATTCAAAAAAACATTTCTGATTCTGAACTTTCACTTTCAAGTATAGCAAATAAATTTTATTTAAATCCAAGTTACTTGTGCAGAGTCTTTAAACAAGAAATTGGACAGAGTTTTATAGAATATCTGACAAAAATTAGAATTGAAAAAGCTATAGAATTATTTAAAGAGACAGATTTAAGGAATTATGAGGTATGCGAAAAAATTGGAGTACCTGACCCTAATTATTTCGGAAAATGTTTTAAGAAGTATACGGGGATATCTGTAAGTGATTTTAAGAAAACTCAAATTATTTAA
- a CDS encoding extracellular solute-binding protein yields the protein MKNILKKIATISMSLLLVTSAVGCGASSSGDGKSADGSKQVTLKLWHVWAADSESNRKPFLKVLEDFQKENPDIKLDIDETEAKAYDTKIKTAAAGDELPDVFYSQAGGSIKGYVDAGKILPIDDYLNDGTKDRLLSGVLSNMTFDGKVYGLPYTQATAVFFVNKELFDQNGIKIPETYNELVTAVKAFRAKGITPMTVGAKDEWPTTQYFDIMAIRDAGAKVVNDALSKKGTYEDPGFIDAAAKFQELVKLKAFNDGALGVTRDESEMGFYDGKIPMYVNGSWTVGNIQKDDSKIKGKILALKFPIIEGGKGDINDFTGGAAEGFFVGANTKHKEESVKLLKYITEHHSKEAYLAGAGIPTWKMDVDESKLDPLNLQIAKNLKEAKTTTQWFNSLLLTKDSDDYQKELTQLFSLQVTPEQFAKDMQKMNAK from the coding sequence ATGAAAAATATCTTAAAAAAAATAGCAACTATATCTATGTCGTTATTATTAGTAACTAGTGCAGTTGGTTGTGGAGCTAGCTCTTCAGGTGATGGAAAAAGTGCTGATGGTTCAAAGCAAGTTACATTAAAATTGTGGCATGTATGGGCTGCTGACAGCGAGTCAAACAGAAAACCTTTTCTTAAGGTGTTAGAAGACTTTCAAAAAGAAAATCCTGATATTAAGCTAGACATTGATGAAACAGAAGCTAAAGCTTATGATACTAAAATTAAGACAGCAGCAGCTGGTGATGAACTTCCAGATGTTTTCTATTCTCAGGCTGGAGGATCTATTAAAGGTTATGTAGACGCTGGAAAGATTTTACCTATAGACGATTATTTAAACGATGGAACTAAAGATAGATTACTTTCAGGAGTTCTATCTAATATGACTTTTGATGGAAAAGTATATGGCTTACCTTATACACAAGCAACTGCCGTATTCTTCGTAAACAAAGAACTGTTTGATCAAAATGGAATTAAGATTCCTGAAACTTACAATGAATTAGTAACTGCAGTTAAAGCTTTTAGAGCTAAAGGAATTACACCTATGACTGTAGGTGCTAAGGATGAATGGCCTACAACACAGTATTTTGACATTATGGCTATTCGTGATGCAGGTGCTAAGGTAGTTAATGATGCGCTTAGTAAAAAAGGTACTTATGAAGATCCAGGTTTTATAGATGCTGCTGCAAAATTTCAGGAGTTAGTAAAGCTTAAAGCATTTAATGATGGTGCTCTTGGTGTAACAAGAGATGAATCAGAGATGGGTTTTTACGATGGTAAAATTCCAATGTATGTAAATGGTAGCTGGACTGTTGGTAATATCCAAAAAGATGATTCTAAGATTAAAGGTAAGATTCTTGCTTTAAAATTCCCAATTATTGAAGGTGGAAAAGGCGATATAAATGATTTTACAGGTGGAGCTGCTGAAGGATTCTTTGTAGGTGCTAATACAAAACATAAAGAAGAATCAGTTAAACTTCTTAAGTATATTACTGAACATCACTCAAAAGAAGCATATCTAGCAGGTGCTGGAATACCAACTTGGAAAATGGATGTAGATGAATCTAAGCTTGATCCTTTAAATTTACAAATAGCTAAAAATCTTAAGGAAGCAAAGACAACTACACAATGGTTTAATTCACTATTGCTAACTAAAGATTCTGACGATTACCAAAAAGAATTAACACAATTATTCTCTTTACAAGTCACACCAGAACAATTTGCTAAAGATATGCAAAAAATGAATGCCAAGTAA
- a CDS encoding carbohydrate ABC transporter permease, translated as MDKVLSDKKAILFFLFPALIFFVLIVLLPIFISGYYSTLDWDGLKKPVFVGLQNYIDLFTSSTSSFALSIKNSLYFVIVSVFIQLPISLFLALVLANGVKGEKFFLNVFFIPVIISTVVIGQLWMKIYNPDYGLLNSFLKSIGLGSMAKTWLADPTTALGASFVPTLWQYVGYHMLLMYAAIKSIPTDIYEAAKLDGASGVKMAFKITIPLIKPMLKVCVTFSVIGALKIFDLVYVLTNGGPNHASEVPSTLLVNNIFVRGMYGYGSAIAIFIIIECLILTGVIQKFFKVDDVE; from the coding sequence ATGGATAAAGTTCTTTCAGATAAAAAAGCAATATTATTTTTCTTATTTCCTGCACTAATATTTTTTGTTCTAATTGTACTTTTACCTATATTTATTTCAGGTTATTACAGTACTCTTGATTGGGATGGATTAAAGAAGCCAGTCTTTGTAGGTTTACAAAATTATATAGATCTGTTTACTAGTAGTACAAGTAGTTTTGCTCTATCTATTAAAAATTCATTATATTTTGTTATTGTATCAGTGTTTATTCAATTACCAATTAGTTTATTTTTAGCATTAGTTCTTGCTAATGGAGTTAAAGGAGAAAAGTTTTTTTTAAATGTTTTTTTTATACCTGTAATAATTTCTACAGTTGTTATTGGACAACTTTGGATGAAGATTTATAACCCGGATTACGGATTACTTAACAGTTTTTTGAAATCAATAGGTCTTGGCAGTATGGCAAAAACATGGTTAGCAGATCCAACTACAGCGCTTGGAGCATCCTTTGTGCCTACATTATGGCAATACGTAGGATATCATATGTTACTAATGTATGCAGCCATAAAATCAATTCCTACAGATATATATGAAGCCGCAAAACTTGATGGAGCATCAGGTGTTAAAATGGCTTTTAAAATTACTATACCACTAATAAAACCTATGCTCAAAGTATGTGTAACTTTCTCTGTTATAGGTGCTCTGAAGATTTTTGACCTTGTATATGTATTGACTAATGGTGGACCTAACCATGCAAGTGAGGTACCAAGTACATTACTTGTTAATAATATATTTGTAAGAGGCATGTATGGATATGGAAGTGCCATCGCAATTTTTATAATAATAGAATGTCTTATACTTACAGGAGTAATACAGAAATTTTTCAAAGTCGATGATGTGGAATAA
- a CDS encoding carbohydrate ABC transporter permease, giving the protein MSSNYISKIFGGKIVNKLLYIFLIVWAIIQIFPLYWLITFSLKTNGEIFGGNLIGLPDKFLWGNYEKALVNANVGVYFMNSAIITGVTIAVTVLVSLMASYALVRMKWKFRNTTLLLFMAGLMIPIHAALLPVFLILRKIKLLDTYWALILPYVAFAIPMAILILTSFMKSIPREIEEAACIDGCSIYRIFFSIIVPILRPAVATISIFTFLQAWNELMFATVFINKQAYKPLTVGIQSMAGKYATEWGPIGAALVIATIPTVIIYLLMSSQVHKSLTAGALKG; this is encoded by the coding sequence ATGAGTAGTAATTATATTTCAAAAATTTTTGGAGGGAAAATTGTAAACAAACTGTTATACATATTTCTTATTGTATGGGCTATTATACAAATTTTCCCACTATATTGGCTGATAACATTCTCCCTTAAAACTAATGGGGAAATATTTGGAGGTAACTTAATTGGTTTGCCTGATAAGTTTTTATGGGGAAACTATGAAAAGGCATTAGTTAATGCAAATGTTGGAGTATACTTTATGAACAGTGCAATAATTACAGGTGTTACTATAGCTGTAACTGTATTAGTTTCATTAATGGCTTCTTATGCATTGGTTAGAATGAAGTGGAAATTTAGAAATACAACTCTTTTGCTTTTTATGGCAGGGCTAATGATACCAATTCATGCAGCGCTTCTCCCAGTATTTTTAATATTGCGTAAGATAAAGTTATTGGATACCTATTGGGCTTTAATTTTACCTTATGTTGCATTTGCTATTCCGATGGCTATTCTTATTCTTACAAGCTTTATGAAATCTATTCCTAGAGAAATTGAAGAAGCAGCTTGTATTGATGGATGCAGTATTTACAGAATATTTTTCAGTATTATTGTGCCTATCTTAAGACCAGCAGTAGCAACAATTTCTATATTCACATTTTTGCAAGCTTGGAATGAATTAATGTTTGCAACCGTATTTATTAATAAGCAGGCCTATAAGCCATTGACAGTAGGAATTCAGTCTATGGCTGGGAAATATGCAACAGAATGGGGTCCCATAGGTGCAGCTTTAGTTATTGCTACTATTCCTACTGTTATTATTTATCTTTTAATGAGCAGTCAGGTTCATAAGAGCTTAACAGCTGGTGCTCTAAAGGGTTAA
- a CDS encoding methyl-accepting chemotaxis protein has product MRSIKIKLSVYFGVLIVCVCLALGTTAYYSSNYALANNAKEMLSSTSVQAARVIESRLDTNYSVLETISQRNEIRDFSVSLQDKAEILKAEAKRTGFTSLGFGDLNGDAYTMTLDHIVLKDRPYYQEALKGNRVITDPIISKADGNLIINMAVPIKDKDGKVIGVLIGNRDAAELSAITSDITVGKTGKSFIINNLGVTVAHYNKESVTKGENVIEEAKNDPSLQMLADVQNQMIKGKAGTGEFKYQGEFKYVGYAPIKNTNWFIGIAVPQNEVLSQLNVLKISIFAASLIIVLVGLVLVYIVARLISVGISKISSHLQVISNGDFTMEVSAKRLKTNDEIGHAFKSIKIMQESIVGTIVSIKENSANIDLKANNLSKVAEQMASTAENVSIATHETATGVSSQATNLMEITTILNTFGNKLDGVVSEIETINLKSNGINQMAGNSNENMKLLIESVNVVSSSFKDFIKKIEKLNSNIIQISEITTLINDISEQTNLLALNAAIEAARAGESGRGFAVVADEIRTLAEQSQESSKNINLLINGISNEANGIIKNTNGLNNELDNQVNVINTALKSYENIISEINDIVTKIKSANVSIAEINTEKNVISDKIENTSAVSEEVSASSEEIAASTEEMKSASSEVALAAEVLNGVTKEMIEHVNQFKI; this is encoded by the coding sequence ATGAGAAGTATAAAAATAAAATTGTCAGTGTATTTTGGTGTATTAATTGTATGTGTATGTTTAGCTTTGGGAACTACTGCTTATTATTCATCCAATTATGCATTGGCAAACAACGCAAAAGAAATGTTATCTAGCACTTCAGTACAAGCTGCAAGGGTAATAGAAAGTCGCCTTGATACCAACTATAGTGTTTTAGAGACTATAAGTCAAAGGAATGAAATAAGGGATTTTAGTGTTTCGCTTCAAGATAAGGCAGAGATATTAAAAGCAGAGGCAAAGAGGACAGGATTTACAAGTCTTGGATTTGGAGATTTAAATGGAGATGCTTACACTATGACACTTGATCATATTGTATTAAAGGATAGGCCTTATTATCAGGAAGCGTTAAAAGGAAATAGAGTTATTACAGATCCTATAATTAGTAAGGCAGATGGAAACTTAATAATAAATATGGCAGTACCAATTAAAGATAAGGATGGAAAAGTTATTGGTGTGTTGATTGGAAATAGGGATGCAGCAGAACTAAGTGCAATTACGAGTGATATAACAGTTGGAAAGACTGGCAAGAGTTTTATTATTAATAATTTAGGGGTTACTGTTGCGCATTATAATAAAGAATCAGTAACTAAAGGTGAAAATGTTATTGAGGAAGCTAAAAATGATCCATCACTTCAAATGTTGGCAGATGTTCAAAATCAAATGATAAAAGGGAAAGCAGGTACTGGAGAATTTAAGTATCAAGGAGAGTTTAAATATGTAGGATACGCACCAATAAAAAATACAAATTGGTTTATAGGAATTGCGGTACCTCAAAATGAAGTTTTATCTCAACTAAATGTCTTGAAAATATCTATTTTTGCAGCTTCTTTAATTATTGTATTAGTTGGACTAGTATTAGTTTATATAGTGGCAAGATTAATTTCAGTTGGAATAAGTAAAATCTCATCTCATTTACAAGTTATTTCAAACGGGGATTTTACAATGGAAGTTTCAGCTAAAAGATTAAAAACTAATGACGAAATTGGTCACGCGTTTAAGTCAATAAAAATCATGCAGGAATCTATAGTTGGAACAATTGTATCAATTAAAGAAAATTCTGCTAATATTGATTTAAAAGCAAATAATTTATCAAAGGTTGCTGAACAAATGGCATCTACAGCTGAGAATGTATCTATTGCAACTCATGAAACTGCAACTGGTGTAAGTAGTCAAGCAACAAATTTAATGGAAATTACAACTATATTAAATACATTTGGGAATAAATTAGATGGTGTAGTGAGTGAAATAGAAACTATAAATTTAAAATCAAATGGAATTAATCAAATGGCTGGAAATAGTAATGAAAATATGAAGTTGTTAATTGAATCTGTTAATGTTGTAAGTTCTTCTTTTAAAGATTTTATTAAGAAAATTGAAAAATTAAATAGCAACATAATTCAAATATCGGAAATAACTACATTAATAAATGATATATCAGAACAAACAAATTTATTGGCATTAAATGCAGCTATAGAAGCGGCAAGAGCTGGAGAATCAGGTAGGGGATTTGCAGTGGTTGCTGATGAGATTAGAACACTTGCAGAGCAATCTCAAGAATCTTCAAAAAATATAAATTTATTAATTAATGGAATATCAAATGAAGCTAATGGAATTATAAAAAATACAAATGGACTTAATAATGAATTAGATAATCAAGTTAATGTTATAAACACAGCACTTAAATCTTATGAAAATATAATATCTGAAATAAATGACATTGTAACCAAAATTAAGTCTGCCAATGTATCAATTGCAGAAATAAATACTGAGAAGAACGTGATTTCAGATAAAATAGAGAATACATCTGCAGTATCAGAAGAGGTTTCAGCTTCATCAGAAGAGATTGCAGCTTCAACTGAAGAAATGAAGTCTGCATCATCAGAAGTTGCATTAGCAGCAGAAGTACTAAATGGCGTGACTAAAGAAATGATCGAACATGTTAATCAATTTAAAATATAA